A stretch of the Malus sylvestris chromosome 10, drMalSylv7.2, whole genome shotgun sequence genome encodes the following:
- the LOC126584967 gene encoding cytochrome P450 84A1-like: protein MELLHQALQSLQSSPMLLILLLLLLIISFIFLFNSRRKLPYPPGPKGWPIIGNMLMTDQLTHRGLAHLAKQYGGLLHLQMGVIHVMAVSTPDMAREILQSQDSSFANRPANVAISYLTYDRADMAFANYGPFWRRMRKICVINLFSRKRAESWASVREEVDEMVQTVAGKTGSPVNIGQLVFALTRNITYRAAFGSSSHEGQGEFVQILQEFSKLFGAFNMQDFLPWLGWVHAQGFQDRMARARKSLDIFIDKIIDDHMAKRKANMEKDDSEDADTDMVDELIAYFSDDAGKEGDDPNSGFKLTRDNIKALIMDVMFGGTETVASVIEWTMAELMKSPEDLKRVQQELTDVVGLNRRLQETDLENLTYLKCAVKESLRLHPPIPLLLHETVEDTSVAGYSFPAGSRVWINAWAIARDPTAWDEPETFKPSRFLEDSSPDFKGSNFEFIPFGSGRRSCPGMALGLYGLEMAVAHLLHCFAWELPGGMKPSELDMNDVFGLTAPKAVQLVAVPTYRLNCPL, encoded by the exons ATGGAACTCCTTCACCAAGCTCTTCAATCCTTGCAATCTTCACCCATGttgcttattcttcttcttcttctcctcatcatttcctttatttttctgtttaatTCGCGCCGGAAACTCCCATATCCGCCAGGTCCAAAAGGGTGGCCCATCATCGGTAACATGCTCATGACGGACCAACTTACCCACCGTGGCCTGGCCCATTTGGCCAAGCAATATGGCGGTCTCCTCCATCTCCAGATGGGGGTCATACATGTTATGGCCGTATCAACTCCTGATATGGCACGCGAAATCCTCCAATCCCAAGACAGCTCATTTGCCAACCGGCCAGCCAATGTTGCCATATCTTACTTGACCTATGATCGGGCAGACATGGCCTTTGCCAACTACGGCCCGTTCTGGCGTCGCATGCGCAAAATTTGCGTCATAAATCTATTTAGCCGAAAACGGGCTGAGTCATGGGCTTCGGTGCGCGAGGAAGTCGATGAGATGGTCCAAACCGTGGCGGGGAAAACCGGCTCGCCGGTGAATATCGGGCAGTTGGTTTTCGCTCTAACTAGGAACATAACATATCGGGCGGCTTTTGGGTCAAGCTCACATGAAGGGCAAGGCGAATTTGTGCAGATTTTGCaagaattttcaaagctttttgGAGCTTTTAACATGCAGGATTTTCTACCTTGGTTGGGTTGGGTTCATGCACAGGGTTTTCAGGACAGAATGGCTAGGGCACGTAAATCACTAGACATTTTCATCGACAAGATCATCGACGACCACATGGCTAAGAGGAAAGCAAACATGGAGAAGGATGACAGTGAGGATGCTGATACAGATATGGTGGACGAATTGATAGCTTACTTTAGTGATGATGCTGGAAAGGAAGGTGACGACCCCAATTCTGGCTTCAAGCTCACCAGAGACAATATCAAAGCACTTATTATG GATGTGATGTTTGGTGGAACAGAAACGGTTGCATCAGTGATCGAATGGACAATGGCAGAGCTGATGAAGAGCCCAGAAGATCTCAAAAGAGTACAACAAGAGCTCACCGATGTGGTTGGATTGAACCGTAGGCTCCAGGAAACCGACCTCGAAAACCTAACCTACCTCAAATGCGCAGTCAAAGAATCCCTCCGTCTCCACCCGCCAATCCCTCTCCTCCTACACGAGACCGTGGAAGACACCTCTGTGGCTGGCTACTCGTTCCCAGCCGGGTCACGGGTTTGGATCAATGCGTGGGCTATTGCTCGTGACCCGACTGCATGGGACGAGCCAGAAACATTCAAACCCTCGAGGTTTCTGGAAGATAGCTCGCCTGATTTCAAAGGGAGCAACTTCGAGTTTATTCCTTTTGGGTCCGGTCGGAGGTCGTGCCCGGGAATGGCGTTGGGGCTGTATGGGTTGGAGATGGCTGTGGCTCATCTGCTTCATTGTTTTGCATGGGAGTTGCCGGGTGGGATGAAGCCTAGTGAGCTTGACATGAATGATGTGTTTGGACTGACTGCACCAAAAGCGGTTCAGCTTGTTGCTGTGCCAACTTACAGGTTGAATTGCCCCCTTTGA